DNA from Neoarius graeffei isolate fNeoGra1 chromosome 17, fNeoGra1.pri, whole genome shotgun sequence:
CTTATTCAGTGATTAGTAGCATTTTCAATGTTTAATACTATTGACACTGATAATTCCAGAATTACTGTAAGTTATCTTTGGTCTCCTTTCAAATATCTTTATAACAAAGGTTTAATGGCCAGCCATGAAGCGTGGTAGGGCCGTGAAACATGAAGCTCACCATGCTTGAGCAGCATGGGCACAGGATTTGTCTTTGTGCCACACTCACAAGCTGAAGCTCTATGAAGGAGAACATTACGGAATGCATCTCAGAACATTCTGTCGATTTTGGATTGTAACATTTTCTTTTCATACCAAAATATGACTTGATTTGGAAAATTAGATAGCacaactatttcttgataatgatATCAAGTCTCATAAAAAGTGAAGAGATGTGTAATGTCTCAGCTTCTTGTAATGTTGATTCAAACATTGATCAGTTCTTTCAGCCAGTGCTATACATTATTGTTATTATCTTTGGCTTCCCAACAAACTGTATGGCTCTGTGGGCTGCATACTTGCAGGTGAAGCAAAAAAATGAGCTGGGTATCTATTTGATCAACCTTTCTGTTGCTGACCTCATTTACATAGCCACATTGCCACTTTGGATTGATTACTTCCTCCAACACGATAACTGGATTCATGGGTCAGAGGCTTGCAAACTGTTCGGCTTCATTTTCTACTCCAACATATATGTCAGCATTGCTTTCCTATGCTGTATTTCTGTGGATCGTTATTTGGCAGTGGCCCATCCACTCAAGTTTGCCAAAGTGCGTCGGGTGAAGACAGCCATTTTAGTCAGTGCCATAGTCTGGATTATGGAAATTGTGGCCAACTCagcaccactctttcacaatgagCTCTTTGCAGCTCGCTTCAACCGCACCTTCTGCTTTGAGAAGTATCCAATGCAAGACTGGGTGGCAGGCATGAACCTCTACCGCATCTTCCTGGGCTTCTTGTCTCCCTGGTGTTGCATGTTAGCAGCGTACAAAGGAATTTTGAAGGCAGTACGTGGTAATGTTTCCACCGAGCAGCAAGAGAAAGCTAAGATCAAGAGGCTAGCTCGTAGCCTCATCCTCATAGTACTGCTTTGCTTTGGACCCTATCATGTGCTCATGCTGTGGCGCAGTGTGCTCTTTCTCAGCAACCCCTGTGACTGTCGAGGAGAAGAGTACTTATTTACTGCCTACCATGTAACCCTCGCACTCACCAGCTTGAACTGTGTGGCAGACCCAATCCTCTACTGTTTTGTGAATGAAGGAGCTCGCAGCGATGTGAGCCGTGCCCTGGCCACCCTGATGACGGCCTTTCACCGAGGACAAACTACAGACATGTTAATGGGGAGTTCCATGACTGTAGAAACACCCCTGGCCAGCAAGAAACCAGACCTCTTTGAGGAGTTCAAAGCTAATTCCTATAAAAATGAAATTGAAACACTGAAAGAGGAATGTCTTCAAATGACCAAACTTAGTGTTAGAAAGTGAAGCGATGCAGTACATACACTCACcagtcactttattaggtacacccatccacctgctgtgttGTGCGgtgatctaatcagccaattccttgacagcagcacaatgcataaaatcatgcagatacaaatcaagagtttcagttaatgttcacttcaaacatcagaatgggaaaattgtgatctctgtgactttcactgtggcatggctgttggtgccagctggactggtttgaatatttcaga
Protein-coding regions in this window:
- the gpr4 gene encoding G-protein coupled receptor 4, whose translation is MISSLIKSEEMCNVSASCNVDSNIDQFFQPVLYIIVIIFGFPTNCMALWAAYLQVKQKNELGIYLINLSVADLIYIATLPLWIDYFLQHDNWIHGSEACKLFGFIFYSNIYVSIAFLCCISVDRYLAVAHPLKFAKVRRVKTAILVSAIVWIMEIVANSAPLFHNELFAARFNRTFCFEKYPMQDWVAGMNLYRIFLGFLSPWCCMLAAYKGILKAVRGNVSTEQQEKAKIKRLARSLILIVLLCFGPYHVLMLWRSVLFLSNPCDCRGEEYLFTAYHVTLALTSLNCVADPILYCFVNEGARSDVSRALATLMTAFHRGQTTDMLMGSSMTVETPLASKKPDLFEEFKANSYKNEIETLKEECLQMTKLSVRK